The Candidatus Dependentiae bacterium genome includes a window with the following:
- a CDS encoding ankyrin repeat domain-containing protein, giving the protein MKKIIILSLVSISAFASQIDYWRTVPCEQLKKHLQHEFEKPYDTSRDFPVLTFVQCPELLKIILQKIIDKNNPIHMGVLKRALRHAIMIDQLESARLLLEFGVSAVSRSGDPMNYVRSEEMVDLLIEFGGHVNRTEDYSTPLYWALDGRFLSAVKGLLHHGADKSAVSRKLKAISLNQWLDQEELKAQTTRDDEYLNFILHVRAIASL; this is encoded by the coding sequence ATGAAGAAAATTATTATTTTAAGCTTGGTGAGCATTTCTGCGTTTGCATCTCAGATCGATTATTGGCGAACTGTTCCGTGCGAACAGTTAAAAAAACATTTACAGCATGAGTTTGAAAAACCATACGATACAAGCCGCGATTTTCCGGTACTCACGTTTGTGCAGTGCCCAGAATTACTCAAAATCATACTTCAAAAAATTATTGATAAGAATAATCCAATTCATATGGGAGTGTTAAAGCGAGCTTTGCGGCATGCGATCATGATAGATCAATTAGAGAGCGCCCGCTTGCTTTTAGAATTTGGCGTAAGTGCCGTTTCTCGTAGTGGCGATCCAATGAACTATGTGCGCTCTGAAGAAATGGTAGATCTACTGATAGAGTTTGGCGGCCATGTTAATCGAACTGAAGATTATTCAACGCCACTTTATTGGGCGCTCGATGGCCGGTTTTTAAGCGCGGTAAAAGGCCTTTTGCATCATGGTGCTGATAAAAGCGCTGTATCTCGGAAATTAAAAGCTATCTCTCTCAATCAATGGCTAGATCAAGAAGAACTCAAAGCGCAAACTACACGCGATGATGAATATTTGAATTTTATTTTGCATGTTCGCGCAATAGCTTCTTTATAA